One stretch of Bacillus sp. (in: firmicutes) DNA includes these proteins:
- a CDS encoding glucose-6-phosphate isomerase has product MTHIRFDYSKALSFFGEHELTYLRDAVKVAHHSLHEKTGAGNDFLGWIDLPVNYDKEEFARILKAAEKIKNDSDVLVVIGIGGSYLGARAAIEMLNHSFYNALPSEKRQTPQVLFVGNNISSTYMRDVMDLLEGKDWSINVISKSGTTTEPAIAFRIFRKLLEDKYGKEEARQRIYATTDRQKGALKTLANEEGYESFIIPDDVGGRYSVLTAVGLLPIAVSGIDIEAMMKGAQKAREDFSHSELEDNLAYQYAAVRNILYNKGKTIEMLINYEPGLQYFAEWWKQLFGESEGKDQKGIFPASANFSTDLHSLGQYIQEGRRDLFETIIKVNNPRHELVIEEEESNLDGLNYLAGKTVDFVNNKAFEGTLLAHTDGGVPNLVVEIPAMDAYTFGYLVYFFEKACAMSGYLLGVNPFDQPGVEAYKVNMFALLGKPGYEEKKAELEERLK; this is encoded by the coding sequence ATGACACATATTCGTTTTGATTATTCGAAAGCGTTGTCGTTTTTCGGAGAGCATGAACTTACATATTTACGTGACGCTGTAAAAGTCGCTCACCATTCGTTACATGAAAAAACGGGAGCAGGAAACGACTTTTTAGGATGGATTGATTTACCTGTGAACTATGATAAAGAAGAATTTGCCCGTATTTTAAAAGCGGCCGAAAAAATTAAAAACGATTCCGATGTGCTTGTAGTCATTGGGATCGGTGGTTCCTACTTAGGGGCGCGTGCAGCAATTGAAATGTTAAACCACAGTTTTTATAATGCCCTTCCAAGTGAAAAACGCCAAACTCCACAAGTGTTATTCGTTGGAAACAACATCAGCTCTACGTACATGCGCGATGTAATGGACTTATTAGAAGGAAAAGACTGGTCCATTAACGTTATCTCAAAATCAGGTACGACAACTGAACCAGCGATTGCCTTCCGTATTTTCCGCAAATTATTAGAAGATAAATATGGCAAAGAAGAAGCGCGTCAACGTATTTATGCAACAACGGACCGTCAAAAAGGTGCGTTAAAAACATTGGCTAATGAAGAAGGCTATGAGTCATTCATCATTCCTGATGATGTCGGGGGACGTTATTCTGTGTTAACAGCGGTTGGTTTGCTACCGATAGCGGTTAGTGGAATCGACATCGAAGCGATGATGAAAGGAGCCCAAAAAGCTCGTGAAGATTTCAGCCATTCTGAGCTAGAAGACAACTTAGCATACCAATACGCCGCGGTTCGTAACATTTTATACAACAAAGGAAAAACAATCGAAATGCTCATTAACTATGAGCCAGGCTTACAATACTTTGCCGAATGGTGGAAACAATTATTCGGCGAAAGTGAAGGAAAAGACCAAAAAGGAATTTTCCCAGCATCTGCGAATTTCTCTACGGACTTACACTCTTTAGGTCAATATATCCAAGAAGGTCGTCGTGACTTATTTGAAACGATCATTAAAGTAAATAACCCACGTCACGAGCTCGTTATTGAAGAAGAGGAAAGCAATCTCGACGGCTTAAACTATTTAGCTGGAAAAACAGTCGACTTCGTGAACAACAAAGCGTTCGAAGGAACACTTCTTGCGCACACTGACGGAGGCGTACCGAACTTAGTGGTAGAAATTCCAGCGATGGATGCGTACACATTTGGTTATTTAGTCTACTTCTTCGAAAAAGCATGTGCAATGAGCGGTTACTTATTAGGGGTTAACCCATTTGACCAACCTGGTGTAGAAGCATATAAAGTCAACATGTTTGCCCTACTTGGAAAACCAGGA
- a CDS encoding cold-shock protein, with amino-acid sequence MVTGKVKWFNSEKGYGFIAVEGKDDVFVHYSAIQGEGFKTLEEGQTVRFEIEQGARGPQAANVQL; translated from the coding sequence ATGGTAACAGGTAAAGTAAAATGGTTTAATTCTGAAAAAGGCTACGGATTTATTGCTGTAGAAGGGAAAGACGATGTATTCGTTCATTATTCTGCCATTCAAGGCGAAGGGTTCAAAACGTTAGAAGAAGGTCAAACGGTCAGATTCGAAATCGAGCAAGGTGCTCGTGGCCCACAAGCTGCAAACGTACAACTATAA